The following proteins are co-located in the Aquarana catesbeiana isolate 2022-GZ linkage group LG02, ASM4218655v1, whole genome shotgun sequence genome:
- the LOC141129568 gene encoding olfactory receptor 52P1-like, with translation MSGENETFYQPKNFILIGIPGLEVAHFWISILMVVMYVLTILGNCAILAIIMPKETFHKPMYLFLSMMAIIDLVASATTTPKILCIFWFNDKEIDFSACLLQLFLIHAFSMMESTVLLAMAFDRYVAICHPLRYTSILTNAIIAKIGVLAIIRGSFLMAPAPFLIRRLSYCQNNVIYHTYCEHMAVVKIACTDTTINQVYGLTVALLVIAVDIVCIAVSYCAIFRMVFRLTSREARRKALGTCGPHICVILISYIPALFSFFAHRFGHNIPLYVHITLANLYILIPPMCNPMIYGARTKEIRRRVVVIFRQQG, from the coding sequence ATGTCGGGGGAAAATGAGACCTTCTACCAGCCAAAGAACTTCATTTTAATAGGGATCCCAGGCTTGGAAGTAGCCCACTTCTGGATCTCCATTCTTATGGTTGTCATGTACGTCCTGACCATCCTAGGAAACTGTGCCATACTTGCCATCATTATGCCAAAAGAGACCTTCCACAAGCCCATGTACCTTTTCCTCTCTATGATGGCCATAATTGACCTTGTGGCATCCGCCACCACCACCCCCAAGATCCTTTGCATTTTCTGGTTCAACGATAAAGAGATCGACTTCAGTGCCTGCTTGCTCCAGCTCTTCTTAATCCACGCCTTCTCCATGATGGAGTCTACCGTTCTTTTGGCGATGGCTTTTGACCGTTATGTTGCCATCTGCCATCCCCTGAGGTACACCTCAATCTTGACTAACGCCATCATCGCCAAGATTGGGGTCTTAGCAATAATTCGAGGATCATTCTTGATGGCTCCGGCTCCTTTCCTGATACGGAGATTGTCTTACTGTCAGAACAATGTCATCTATCACACCTACTGTGAACATATGGCTGTAGTAAAGATTGCCTGCACTGATACCACCATCAACCAGGTGTACGGCCTCACAGTGGCACTTCTGGTAATTGCTGTGGATATTGTTTGTATAGCTGTGTCGTACTGTGCAATATTCAGGATGGTCTTCAGGCTGACTTCCAGGGAAGCCCGTCGCAAGGCCTTGGGTACATGTGGGCCTCATATCTGTGTCATCCTGATCTCCTACATCCCGGCTCTCTTCTCCTTCTTTGCTCACAGGTTTGGACACAACATCCCTCTCTATGTTCACATTACGCTCGCCAACCTCTACATTCTCATCCCACCCATGTGTAATCCCATGATCTACGGGGCCAGGACCAAGGAGATCCGGAGAAGGGTAGTTGTGATATTTCGGCAGCAAGGTTAA